From the genome of Muricauda sp. SCSIO 64092, one region includes:
- a CDS encoding M16 family metallopeptidase: MKNYIAIFVFAFLAFALNAQVDRSKQPQPGPAPKINLSEPNTFELSNGLKVMVVENNKLPRVRIQLDIDNPPVLEGEKAGVSSLMASMLGNGSTTVPKDEFNEEVDFLGATIAFGAKSAFASSLSKYFPRILELMADAAINPNFTEEEFEKEKAKLITGLKTQEKDVSAIARRVQLALGYGKNNPDGEFITEETVNTVALADVQQYYRKNFVPANAYLIVVGDVTFDTVKELVTSAFTPWTRAVPPTLTYGKPVDAQYTQINFVDAPNAVQSEVSVQNLIELQMKDEDYLPALIANQILGGGGEGRLFLNLREDKGYTYGSYSNIRNDKYGPTRFNAFAQVRNQVTDSSVVQILSEIDRIRKEPVSQKELANTKAKYAGRFVMALENPETVAQYALNIEKEDLPKDFYKTYLERIDAITTDQVQNAAQKYFSTDNARIVVVGKGSEVLENLEKVQFNNKKVPVLFYDKYATKTSKPDYNAAIPEGIDATAVLEKYIEVIGGREKLEAITSFSMIAEATLQGQTLELVMKKSDNNKFLQDVKMMGNSMQKQVIDGNKGYSMAMGQRKELTPEEIEKMKAEATTFPEINYLIAGDVSLEGVEPVGAKKAYKIKISDNKTAYYDVETGLKVKEVSVQEAQGQMVEASIEFADYKEVSGIQFPFRLMQSAGPMNFEFMVKEIKINEGVSAADFE, from the coding sequence ATGAAAAACTATATAGCTATTTTCGTTTTTGCTTTCCTGGCCTTTGCCCTCAATGCCCAAGTTGATAGAAGCAAGCAACCACAGCCCGGTCCAGCACCGAAGATCAACCTATCGGAGCCAAATACTTTTGAACTGAGCAATGGCCTTAAGGTCATGGTGGTTGAAAACAATAAATTGCCCAGGGTCAGGATTCAATTGGATATTGACAACCCACCCGTCCTGGAAGGTGAAAAAGCTGGGGTTTCTTCGCTCATGGCCAGCATGCTGGGGAATGGCTCCACTACCGTTCCAAAAGACGAGTTCAATGAAGAAGTGGATTTCTTGGGGGCAACCATAGCCTTTGGTGCAAAAAGTGCTTTTGCAAGTTCCCTGTCCAAATATTTTCCAAGAATATTGGAATTGATGGCTGACGCAGCCATTAATCCCAACTTCACGGAGGAAGAGTTTGAAAAAGAAAAAGCGAAACTTATCACTGGGTTGAAAACGCAGGAAAAAGACGTTTCCGCCATTGCCAGGAGAGTGCAGTTGGCCCTTGGCTATGGAAAGAACAACCCAGATGGCGAATTCATCACGGAGGAAACCGTCAATACTGTTGCACTTGCGGATGTACAACAGTATTATCGTAAAAACTTTGTCCCTGCAAACGCTTATTTAATTGTGGTGGGCGATGTAACTTTTGATACGGTAAAGGAACTTGTTACCAGTGCATTTACGCCATGGACCAGGGCGGTGCCCCCCACTTTAACGTATGGCAAGCCTGTGGATGCCCAATATACGCAGATCAATTTTGTGGATGCTCCAAACGCTGTGCAGTCCGAAGTGTCCGTTCAAAATTTGATTGAGCTACAAATGAAGGATGAGGATTACCTCCCCGCTTTAATAGCCAACCAAATTCTCGGTGGCGGTGGCGAAGGAAGATTGTTTTTGAACCTTAGGGAAGACAAGGGGTATACCTATGGCTCCTATTCCAACATCAGAAATGATAAATATGGCCCAACCCGCTTTAATGCTTTTGCCCAGGTAAGAAATCAAGTTACGGACAGTTCGGTAGTTCAAATACTAAGTGAGATTGATCGGATTCGTAAAGAACCGGTTTCCCAAAAAGAATTGGCAAACACCAAGGCCAAATATGCCGGTAGGTTCGTTATGGCGCTGGAAAACCCGGAAACGGTCGCCCAGTACGCGTTAAATATTGAAAAGGAAGATTTACCCAAGGACTTTTATAAAACGTACCTGGAGCGAATAGACGCCATAACCACCGATCAGGTACAGAACGCCGCGCAAAAGTATTTCTCCACGGATAATGCACGTATCGTAGTTGTTGGAAAGGGAAGTGAGGTGTTGGAGAACCTGGAAAAAGTGCAATTCAACAACAAAAAGGTCCCCGTTCTTTTTTACGACAAATACGCCACTAAGACCAGTAAACCAGATTACAATGCGGCCATTCCGGAGGGGATTGATGCTACGGCTGTTTTGGAGAAGTATATTGAGGTTATCGGCGGCAGGGAAAAGTTAGAGGCCATCACGTCATTTTCCATGATTGCCGAAGCCACCTTACAAGGCCAAACTTTGGAATTGGTCATGAAGAAAAGCGATAACAATAAATTTTTGCAAGACGTTAAAATGATGGGGAATTCCATGCAGAAGCAGGTAATAGATGGCAATAAGGGCTATAGCATGGCTATGGGCCAGCGAAAGGAACTCACTCCGGAAGAGATTGAAAAAATGAAGGCCGAAGCCACTACATTTCCTGAAATCAACTATTTAATTGCCGGTGATGTAAGCTTGGAGGGCGTAGAGCCCGTAGGCGCTAAAAAAGCATATAAAATCAAGATTTCCGACAATAAAACCGCATACTATGATGTAGAGACGGGATTAAAGGTAAAGGAGGTCTCGGTGCAGGAGGCACAAGGCCAAATGGTTGAAGCATCAATTGAATTCGCGGATTATAAGGAAGTCTCCGGAATACAATTCCCTTTTAGGCTCATGCAATCTGCCGGTCCAATGAACTTTGAATTTATGGTTAAGGAGATTAAAATCAATGAAGGTGTCAGTGCGGCGGATTTTGAATAA
- a CDS encoding M16 family metallopeptidase — protein sequence MRRFYIALSLLLMGTGMLSAQEVAFEEYDLDNGLHVILHQDNGAPVVTTSVMYHVGGKDRTEGRTGFAHFFEHLLFEGTKNIERGKWFEIVSSNGGKNNANTSQDRTYYYEVFPSNNLQLGLWMESERMLHPVIDQKGVDTQKEVVKEEKRLRYDNTPYGSFLTVLGKNLFDKHPYKDPNIGYMKDLDAGTLEDVEAYNKKYYVPNNAVLVVAGDFDIPSTKKMIQDYFGSIPRGADIVRNYPKEDPIIEQRTANAYDANIQIPAIGLAYRTPGFRERDAYVLDMISTYLSDGKSSKLYKKMVDEQKQALQVGAFNIGQEDYGMYLVFALPVGETSLDVLKGEMEEEVTKVRDELISERDYQKLQNKFENDFVNSNSSVEGIANSLARYHMLYGDTNLINKEIDIYRSITREEIKEVANKYLKPNQSVIINYLPGEKTEF from the coding sequence ATGAGAAGATTTTACATTGCTCTTAGCCTGCTCCTTATGGGTACTGGAATGCTCAGTGCACAGGAAGTGGCTTTTGAGGAGTATGATTTGGATAATGGACTCCACGTGATCTTGCACCAGGACAATGGTGCCCCAGTAGTAACCACATCGGTAATGTACCATGTGGGAGGAAAGGACAGAACCGAAGGCAGAACAGGTTTCGCCCATTTTTTTGAACACCTTCTTTTTGAGGGGACCAAAAATATTGAAAGGGGAAAATGGTTTGAAATCGTATCTTCAAATGGCGGAAAAAACAATGCCAACACCTCCCAAGATCGCACGTATTATTATGAAGTGTTTCCTTCCAACAATCTTCAGTTGGGCCTCTGGATGGAATCCGAACGCATGTTACATCCGGTCATAGACCAAAAAGGTGTGGACACCCAAAAAGAAGTGGTTAAGGAGGAAAAGAGACTCAGATATGATAATACGCCCTATGGCTCTTTCCTAACGGTCCTTGGAAAAAACCTTTTCGACAAACATCCTTACAAAGACCCTAACATAGGCTATATGAAGGATTTGGATGCAGGGACATTGGAAGATGTTGAGGCCTACAACAAAAAATACTATGTTCCCAACAATGCTGTTCTGGTCGTAGCCGGAGACTTTGACATTCCCTCGACAAAAAAAATGATCCAGGATTATTTTGGCTCCATCCCAAGAGGTGCGGATATTGTTAGAAACTATCCCAAGGAAGACCCCATTATCGAGCAGCGGACAGCCAACGCTTACGATGCCAACATTCAAATACCGGCTATTGGTCTCGCTTATAGAACCCCGGGATTTAGGGAAAGGGATGCTTACGTATTGGATATGATTTCCACCTATTTAAGCGATGGCAAAAGTTCCAAGCTGTACAAAAAAATGGTCGATGAGCAAAAACAGGCGTTACAAGTAGGGGCATTCAATATTGGACAGGAAGATTATGGCATGTACCTGGTTTTTGCATTGCCTGTTGGGGAAACCAGCCTTGATGTTTTGAAAGGGGAAATGGAGGAGGAAGTCACCAAGGTACGGGACGAACTTATTTCGGAAAGAGATTACCAAAAACTACAGAACAAATTTGAGAATGACTTTGTGAATTCCAACTCAAGCGTGGAAGGCATTGCAAATTCCCTGGCAAGATATCATATGTTATATGGCGACACCAATCTTATCAATAAGGAGATCGATATCTATCGTTCCATTACCAGGGAAGAGATCAAGGAAGTGGCAAATAAATACTTAAAGCCTAACCAAAGTGTCATTATCAATTACCTCCCCGGAGAAAAAACCGAATTTTAA
- a CDS encoding DUF4199 domain-containing protein → MKTLSLPFRFGLVTSACLVAYFLILSLLGKHINVFFSLFNGVITGFAIYETIKYTKIREGSKFTYGSGFKAGITTGVVATLFFTVFFALYSTELSPSFLDELSEVWAKDYSNFKGIVFFTVFIMGIATTIVLTLTFMQLFKASNNPKK, encoded by the coding sequence ATGAAAACCTTATCCCTTCCCTTTCGTTTTGGATTGGTGACCAGTGCTTGTTTGGTGGCCTATTTTTTGATTTTGTCCCTCCTGGGCAAACACATTAACGTCTTCTTTAGTTTGTTCAATGGAGTTATCACGGGCTTTGCCATTTATGAGACCATAAAATATACCAAGATCAGGGAAGGCTCTAAATTCACCTATGGGAGTGGATTCAAGGCGGGGATAACCACTGGTGTCGTTGCCACACTATTTTTCACCGTATTCTTTGCGTTATACTCCACCGAGTTAAGCCCTTCATTTTTGGACGAGCTTTCCGAGGTTTGGGCCAAGGACTATTCCAATTTCAAGGGAATTGTGTTTTTTACGGTATTCATTATGGGAATCGCTACCACCATTGTACTTACCCTGACTTTCATGCAATTGTTCAAAGCTTCCAATAATCCCAAAAAATAA
- the rplU gene encoding 50S ribosomal protein L21, which translates to MYAIVEMAGQQFKVAKDQKVYVHRLQTEEGKKVVFDKVLLLEDNGNVTIGAPVIEGAAVEAKVVKHLKGDKVIVFKKKRRKGYRKKNGHRQYLTEILVEGIVAKGAKKATPAKEKVVKPKARAVTPKEEKIEAPKTAPKKEAAPKATTDLSSKTVAELKEMAKAAGITGISSMKKAELIEALSK; encoded by the coding sequence ATGTACGCAATTGTAGAGATGGCAGGGCAGCAATTTAAAGTTGCAAAAGACCAGAAAGTGTACGTTCACCGTTTGCAGACGGAAGAGGGCAAAAAGGTAGTTTTTGACAAAGTCCTTCTTTTGGAAGATAATGGAAACGTTACCATTGGCGCCCCGGTCATAGAAGGTGCAGCTGTTGAGGCAAAAGTGGTAAAGCACCTAAAAGGGGACAAGGTCATTGTCTTTAAGAAAAAGAGAAGGAAGGGTTACCGAAAGAAAAATGGTCACAGACAGTATTTGACCGAAATTTTGGTTGAAGGTATTGTCGCAAAAGGTGCAAAAAAAGCTACCCCTGCAAAGGAAAAAGTGGTAAAACCTAAAGCTAGGGCCGTTACCCCAAAAGAAGAAAAGATCGAAGCTCCAAAGACGGCCCCCAAAAAGGAAGCAGCCCCAAAGGCTACGACCGACTTGAGCAGTAAAACGGTGGCAGAGCTAAAGGAAATGGCCAAAGCTGCTGGAATCACAGGAATCTCATCAATGAAAAAAGCAGAGCTTATTGAAGCTTTGAGCAAATAA
- the rpmA gene encoding 50S ribosomal protein L27 yields MAHKKGVGSSKNGRESESKRLGVKIFGGQKAVAGNIIVRQRGTKHNPGENVYAGKDHTLHARVDGTVKFEKKTGGKSYVSIVPEA; encoded by the coding sequence ATGGCTCACAAGAAAGGTGTAGGTAGTTCTAAAAACGGTAGGGAATCAGAATCGAAACGCTTGGGCGTTAAGATTTTTGGTGGCCAAAAAGCAGTTGCAGGCAATATTATTGTTCGTCAACGGGGTACAAAGCACAACCCAGGTGAGAACGTATATGCCGGTAAGGACCATACCTTGCACGCAAGGGTGGACGGAACCGTTAAGTTTGAAAAGAAAACAGGAGGGAAATCCTACGTTTCCATAGTTCCGGAGGCTTAA